A part of Caretta caretta isolate rCarCar2 chromosome 1, rCarCar1.hap1, whole genome shotgun sequence genomic DNA contains:
- the LOC125627844 gene encoding uncharacterized protein LOC125627844 — MMESQNRKRAPAWTEREVRDLIAVWGEESVLSELRSSFRNAKTFLKISQGMKDRGHNRAPKQCRVKLKELRQAYQKTREANSRSGSEPQTCRFYDELHAILGGSATTTPAVLFDSFNGDGGNTEVGFGDEEDDDDEEVVDSSQQASRETGFPDSQELFLTLDLEPAPPEPTQGCLLDPAGGEGTSAACVSMITGSSPSQRLVKLRKKKKRTRDEMFSELMLSSHTDRAQTNAWRQIMSECRKAQNDREERWRAEESKWRAEDRAEAQMWRQRDERRQDSMLRLLQDQTSMLQCMVELQQRQLEHRLPLLPLCNQPPSSPSSIVSTPRRPRTRWGGLRPTSHSTTEDCPKKRRLSFNKF, encoded by the exons atgatggagtcccagaatcgcaaaagagctccagcatggaccgaacgggaggtacgggatctgatcgctgtttggggagaggaatccgtgctatcagaactccgttccagttttcgaaatgccaaaacctttctgaaaatctcccagggcatgaaggacagaggccataacagagccccgaagcagtgccgcgtgaaactgaaggagctgaggcaagcctaccagaaaaccagagaggcgaacagccgctctgggtcagagccccaaacatgccgcttctatgatgagctgcatgccattttagggggttcagccaccactaccccagccgtgttgtttgactccttcaatggagatggaggcaatacggaagtaggttttggggacgaagaagatgatgatgatgaggaggttgtagatagctcacagcaagcaagcagagaaaccggttttcccgacagccaggaactgtttctcaccctagacctggagccagcaccccctgaacccacccaaggctgcctcctggacccagcaggcggagaagggacctctg ctgcatgtgtttcaatgatcacaggatcttctccttcccagaggctagtgaagcttagaaagaaaaaaaaacgcactcgcgatgaaatgttctccgagctcatgctgtcctcccacactgacagagcacagacgaatgcgtggaggcaaataatgtcagagtgcaggaaagcacaaaatgaccgggaggagaggtggagggctgaagagagtaagtggcgggctgaagacagggctgaagctcaaatgtggcggcagcgtgatgagaggaggcaggattcaatgctgaggctgctgcaggaccaaaccagtatgctccagtgtatggttgagctgcagcaaaggcagctggagcacagactgccactgctgcccctctgtaaccaaccgccctcctccccaagttccatagtctccacacccagacgcccaagaacgcggtgggggggcctccggccaaccagccactccaccacagaggattgcccaaaaaaaagaaggctgtcattcaataaattttaa